The Brassica oleracea var. oleracea cultivar TO1000 chromosome C6, BOL, whole genome shotgun sequence genome includes a region encoding these proteins:
- the LOC106299555 gene encoding CLAVATA3/ESR (CLE)-related protein 13 — protein sequence MATSRVSHALWFLLCIYLLLLVSEGFFVRLSSMPSIKPYPSPVISSLRPGRRAFVVSKFDFTPFMKDLHRKDHQDVPQLGGSEIDPRYGAEKRLVPSGPNPLHH from the coding sequence ATGGCCACGAGTAGAGTCTCCCACGCCTTATGGTTTCTTCTGTGTATCTATCTTCTCCTGTTGGTCTCTGAAGGTTTCTTTGTTAGGCTCAGCTCCATGCCCTCCATAAAGCCTTACCCTTCTCCGGTTATTAGCTCGCTGCGACCAGGAAGAAGAGCTTTCGTGGTAAGTAAGTTTGACTTCACACCGTTCATGAAAGACCTTCACCGAAAAGATCATCAAGATGTTCCACAGCTGGGAGGATCCGAGATCGACCCAAGATATGGAGCTGAGAAACGGCTCGTCCCATCTGGTCCAAACCCCTTGCACCACTGA
- the LOC106300200 gene encoding transcription initiation factor TFIID subunit 2 isoform X1, with translation MAKARKPKNDEAPGAKPSENSGAKVLHQKLCLSIDFKKRRIHGYTELEVSVPDIGIVGLHAENLVIESVLVDGEPTVFEYYPHHGNPEPESNWSSVSDPASAADAAAMDYVGVLKKEDTANLLINCCKPSSKDLSEQLDNVALENGSQSSGEAKQNVKLIRINYWIEKTESGIHFDENIVHTDNQMRRARCWFPCKDDEYNRCSFNLEFTVPHNYVAVSVGKLLYQVMSKEDTTQKTYVYELAIPIAPRWVSLVAGPLEVLPDQTNFLISNLCLPHDLSRLRNTMEFFHEAYSYYEDYLSAKFPFGFYKQVFLPPEVVVCSSTLGASLSVFSSHVLYDERVIDQIIDTRIKLASALAKQWFGFYIVPESPNDDWLLDGLAGFLTDMFIKQFLGNNEARYRRYKANSAVCKADDSGAMCLSASSSCKDLFGTHSIGMHGKIRSWKSGAVLQMLEKQMGSESFRKILQKIISRAKDPSNAIRSLSTKEFRQFSNKIGNLERPFLKEFFQRWVASCGCPVLRIGLSYNKRKNIVEMAALRECTASLDARLSVGATDSENRDVDVGWPGIMSIRVYELDGMSDHPKLPMAGDRWQLLELPCHSKLAAKRYQKPKKGGKPDGADENVDTVAPLDNKTSIESPLAWIKADPEMEYIAEVHLHQPLQMWVNQLEKDGDVVGQAQAIASLEALKQHSFSVVNALNNILTDSKVFWRIRIGAAFALAKTASEQENDWAGLQHLIKFYKSRRFDAEIGLPKPNDFRDFPEYFVLEAIPHAIAMVRSADGKSPREAVEFILQLLKYNDNSGNPYSDVFWLAVLVQSIGDLEFGQQSLTFLAPLLKRIDRLLQFDRLMPSYSGVLTISCIRTLAQTALKLSDSISFEYICKLLEPFRKPDTILQVRIEASRALLDIEYESKGISSALSLFMKYVVEESSLRGQVKLCVHTMRLCQIAVGCDSDDCVDTVSLLDLLHLFKSHVVFNNEFLRHHLFCIFQILAGRPPTLFGVPKEKPLQLVDVEGCIEPQNVFSVPGAEPGEPSLLALENANGKSLDAAPFGAPVRSEEMFMPTAPEMKFSEPVAASLHETEHLEPHMEDQNQPLPENPIVHEIPSDGEAPTEELAKAEENLPTEEPQKEPDVVPVAQEMKTVIRIKVRPSGATSRGEGSARTVERSQGIVVRRDIERRQTSSASVDAPQRVSADAHMEEVNSCHDVGSRMTASIGSVKLPTEGDTSGKELQCTAESGKTSTSQKAENDNQEVAAPSLLPQDNSIGNEAQQKYGSLQTLSVGKESEKKKDKEHKKEKKRKREDPVYLEKKRLKKEKKQKEKEMSKLLTSSSDPATIKIETIPEAKPEGPSDKPKAEPSAAPAEARPSTKIRIKLKSKAFNNP, from the exons ATGGCCAAGGCTCGTAAGCCGAAGAACGACGAAGCTCCTGGCGCGAAGCCGTCGGAGAACAGCGGAGCTAAAGTTCTCCACCAGAAGCTCTGCCTCTCTATCGACTTCAAAAAACGCCGAATCCACGG CTACACGGAGTTAGAAGTGAGCGTGCCTGATATTGGGATTGTGGGGCTACACGCGGAGAACTTGGTGATAGAGAGTGTGTTGGTGGATGGGGAGCCTACTGTGTTTGAGTATTATCCTCACCATGGGAACCCTGAGCCCGAGAGTAACTGGAGCTCGGTCTCAGACCCTGCTTCAGCTGCTGATGCCGCGGCTATGGATTATGTTGGGGTTCTTAAGAAGGAAGACACAGCGAATTTACTGATTAACTGTTGCAAGCCCTCCTCTAAGGATTTATCTGAGCAGCTGGATAACGTGGCTTTAGAAAATGGTTCACAGTCCTCCGGGGAGGCTAAACAG AATGTTAAGTTGATTCGGATTAATTACTGGATAGAGAAAACGGAGTCTGGAATTCATTTTGATGAGAACATCGTACATACTGATAACCAAATGAGACGCGCCCGCTGTTGGTTTCCTTGCAAAGACGATGAGTATAATCGTTGCAG TTTCAATTTGGAATTCACTGTTCCACACAACTATGTAGCTGTCAGTGTTGGGAAATTACTTTACCAG GTTATGAGCAAAGAAGATACTACCCAAAAAACGTATGTTTACGAACTAGCCATTCCTATTGCTCCGCGGTGGGTGTCTTTAGTGGCGGGACCACTGGAAGTCCTTCCAGATCAGACCAACTTTCTCATATCTAACTTGTGTTTGCCACATGATCTCTCGAGGCTTCGTAATACAATGGAGTTTTTCCATGAAGCTTACAG CTATTATGAAGATTATTTAAGTGCGAAATTTCCATTTGGATTCTACAAGCAAGTCTTTTTACCTCCTGAAGTCGTTGTTTGCTCTTCGACGTTGGGAGCTTCCTTGAGTGTTTTCAGCTCGCACGTGCTATATGATGAGAGGGTTATTGATCAG ATAATAGATACACGTATTAAACTTGCTTCTGCCTTAGCAAAGCAGTGGTTTGGATTTTATATTGTTCCTGAGTCACCAAATGATG ATTGGCTCCTCGATGGCCTTGCTGGTTTCTTGACCGATATGTTTATCAAGCAGTTCTTGGGAAATAATGAAGCTCGATACCGAAGATACAAG GCAAATTCTGCAGTCTGTAAAGCTGATGATAGTGGTGCAATGTGCTTGAGCGCATCTTCTTCTTGCAAGGACCTATTTGGAACTCACTCTATTGGGATGCATGGGAAGATACGATCATGGAAATCA GGAGCCGTCCTTCAGATGTTGGAGAAGCAAATGGGCTCGGAATCCTTTCGCAAA ATTTTACAGAAAATTATATCTCGAGCCAAGGATCCATCTAATGCTATACGGTCCCTTAGCACGAAGGAG TTCCGGCAATTTTCTAATAAGATTGGAAATCTTGAGCGTCCATTTCTTAAAGAATTTTTTCAGCGATGGGTTGCATCTTGTGGTTGTCCCGTGCTAAG GATTGGTTTGTCCTACAACAAAAGGAAAAACATTGTTGAAATGGCTGCCCTGCGTGAATGTACGGCTTCGCTCGATGCAAGGTTATCAGTTGGCGCTACTGATTCCGAAAACCGAGATGTGGATGTTGGCTGGCCCGGTATCATGAGCATAAGGGTTTATGAACTTGATGGAATGTCCGATCATCCAAAGTTGCCTATGGCTGGAGACAGATGGCAGCTACTGGAATTACCATGTCATTCTAAACTTGCTGCTAAACGCTATCAAAAACCAAAGAAGGGAGGGAAACCTGATGGGGCTGACGAGAATGTTGATACTGTAGCACCGTTAGACAATAAAACGAG CATCGAATCTCCCTTGGCTTGGATTAAAGCTGACCCTGAGATGGAATATATTGCTGAGGTTCACCTTCACCAGCCGCTACAAATGTGG GTCAATCAATTAGAGAAGGATGGAGATGTTGTTGGTCAGGCCCAAGCAATTGCGTCACTGGAAGCTTTAAAACAGCACTCATTTTCCGTTGTGAATGCACTCAATAATATTCTCACAGATTCCAAG GTCTTCTGGAGAATACGGATTGGGGCAGCTTTTGCATTGGCTAAAACGGCATCAGAG CAGGAGAATGACTGGGCGGGTTTGCAACATCTGATAAAATTTTATAAAAGTAGAAGATTTGATGCAGAGATCGGACTCCCCAA GCCGAACGATTTTCGTGATTTCCCAGAATATTTTGTTCTTGAG GCTATTCCACATGCCATTGCAATGGTTAGGAGTGCTGATGGGAAAAGCCCACGAGAAGCTGTTGAATTTATCTTACAGCTACTAAAG TACAATGACAACAGTGGAAATCCTTATTCTGATGTATTCTGGCTTGCTGTTCTTGTTCAGTCAATTGGTGATCTTGAATTCGGTCAACAG AGTCTAACGTTTTTGGCCCCTCTTCTGAAGCGCATTGACAGACTCTTGCAGTTTGACAG GCTGATGCCAAGCTACAGTGGCGTTTTGACAATTAGCTGCATCCGAACGTTGGCACAGACTGCTCTTAAGCTTTCTGACTCCATCAGTTTC GAATACATCTGTAAACTTTTGGAACCTTTCCGTAAACCGGATACTATATTGCAAGTACGCATAGAAGCAAGTAGGGCACTACTTGACATCGAGTATGAATCCAAAGGCATAAGCTCTGCACTCTCGTTGTTTATGAAATACGTGGTAGAAGAGTCATCTTTAAGAG GCCAGGTTAAATTGTGCGTACACACAATGCGGTTATGTCAAATAGCAGTTGGATGTGACTCAGATGATTGTGTTGACACTGTTAGTCTTCTGGATTTGCTGCATCTTTTCAAGAGCCATGTAGTATTCAACAATGAATTTCTTCGTCACCACTTATTCTGCATTTTTCAAATCCTCGCTGGAAG ACCGCCAACGTTGTTTGGAGTGCCCAAAGAAAAACCTTTGCAACTTGTTGATGTAGAGGGCTGCATTGAGCCGCAGAATGTATTTTCAGTTCCAGGAGCAGAGCCAGGGGAGCCTTCACTTTTGGCACTTGAAAATGCCAATGGAAAATCACTGGATGCTGCTCCTTTTGGTGCTCCGGTAAGATCGGAGGAAATGTTCATGCCTACTGCTCCTGAGATGAAATTTTCAGAACCTGTTGCAGCATCACTTCATGAAACAGAGCACCTTGAACCTCACATGGAAGATCAAAACCAACCTTTACCTGAAAATCCCATTGTTCACGAGATTCCATCTGATGGTGAAGCTCCAACGGAAGAATTAGCCAAAGCGGAAGAAAATCTTCCAACAGAGGAACCTCAAAAAGAACCGGATGTAGTGCCTGTTGCTCAAGAGATGAAGACTGTTATACGGATAAAGGTCAGACCATCTGGTGCAACCAGCAGAGGCGAAGGATCAGCACGAACGGTGGAAAGATCCCAAGGGATTGTGGTACGCCGTGATATAGAACGAAGACAAACTAGTTCAGCTTCTGTAGACGCTCCACAGAGAGTCTCAGCTGATGCTCACATGGAGGAAGTAAACTCGTGTCATGATGTTGGATCTCGAATGACCGCAAGTATCGGCAGTGTAAAATTACCAACCGAAGGTGATACTTCTGGGAAAGAACTGCAGTGCACTGCTGAATCTGGGAAAACTTCCACAAGCCAGAAAGCAGAAAATGATAACCAAGAAGTCGCAGCACCGAGCTTGTTGCCACAAGACAATAGCATAGGAAACGAGGCGCAGCAGAAATACGGTAGCCTTCAGACACTCTCGGTTGGTAAAGAAAGCGAAAAGAAGAAAGACAAGGAACATAAGAAAGAGAAGAAGAGAAAAAGAGAAGACCCGGTTTACCTAGAAAAGAAACGGTTAAAGAAAGAGAAGAAACAAAAGGAGAAAGAGATGTCAAAGCTTTTGACCAGCTCGTCTGATCCAGCTACAATAAAGATAGAGACAATCCCGGAGGCTAAACCAGAGGGACCAAGTGACAAGCCAAAGGCAGAGCCATCAGCAGCACCAGCAGAAGCTCGTCCATCTACCAAGATACGAATCAAGCTGAAAAGCAAAGCGTTCAACAACCCCTAA
- the LOC106300200 gene encoding transcription initiation factor TFIID subunit 2 isoform X2 produces the protein MAKARKPKNDEAPGAKPSENSGAKVLHQKLCLSIDFKKRRIHGYTELEVSVPDIGIVGLHAENLVIESVLVDGEPTVFEYYPHHGNPEPESNWSSVSDPASAADAAAMDYVGVLKKEDTANLLINCCKPSSKDLSEQLDNVALENGSQSSGEAKQNVKLIRINYWIEKTESGIHFDENIVHTDNQMRRARCWFPCKDDEYNRCSFNLEFTVPHNYVAVSVGKLLYQVMSKEDTTQKTYVYELAIPIAPRWVSLVAGPLEVLPDQTNFLISNLCLPHDLSRLRNTMEFFHEAYSYYEDYLSAKFPFGFYKQVFLPPEVVVCSSTLGASLSVFSSHVLYDERVIDQIIDTRIKLASALAKQWFGFYIVPESPNDDWLLDGLAGFLTDMFIKQFLGNNEARYRRYKANSAVCKADDSGAMCLSASSSCKDLFGTHSIGMHGKIRSWKSGAVLQMLEKQMGSESFRKILQKIISRAKDPSNAIRSLSTKEFRQFSNKIGNLERPFLKEFFQRWVASCGCPVLRIGLSYNKRKNIVEMAALRECTASLDARLSVGATDSENRDVDVGWPGIMSIRVYELDGMSDHPKLPMAGDRWQLLELPCHSKLAAKRYQKPKKGGKPDGADENVDTVAPLDNKTSIESPLAWIKADPEMEYIAEVHLHQPLQMWVNQLEKDGDVVGQAQAIASLEALKQHSFSVVNALNNILTDSKVFWRIRIGAAFALAKTASEENDWAGLQHLIKFYKSRRFDAEIGLPKPNDFRDFPEYFVLEAIPHAIAMVRSADGKSPREAVEFILQLLKYNDNSGNPYSDVFWLAVLVQSIGDLEFGQQSLTFLAPLLKRIDRLLQFDRLMPSYSGVLTISCIRTLAQTALKLSDSISFEYICKLLEPFRKPDTILQVRIEASRALLDIEYESKGISSALSLFMKYVVEESSLRGQVKLCVHTMRLCQIAVGCDSDDCVDTVSLLDLLHLFKSHVVFNNEFLRHHLFCIFQILAGRPPTLFGVPKEKPLQLVDVEGCIEPQNVFSVPGAEPGEPSLLALENANGKSLDAAPFGAPVRSEEMFMPTAPEMKFSEPVAASLHETEHLEPHMEDQNQPLPENPIVHEIPSDGEAPTEELAKAEENLPTEEPQKEPDVVPVAQEMKTVIRIKVRPSGATSRGEGSARTVERSQGIVVRRDIERRQTSSASVDAPQRVSADAHMEEVNSCHDVGSRMTASIGSVKLPTEGDTSGKELQCTAESGKTSTSQKAENDNQEVAAPSLLPQDNSIGNEAQQKYGSLQTLSVGKESEKKKDKEHKKEKKRKREDPVYLEKKRLKKEKKQKEKEMSKLLTSSSDPATIKIETIPEAKPEGPSDKPKAEPSAAPAEARPSTKIRIKLKSKAFNNP, from the exons ATGGCCAAGGCTCGTAAGCCGAAGAACGACGAAGCTCCTGGCGCGAAGCCGTCGGAGAACAGCGGAGCTAAAGTTCTCCACCAGAAGCTCTGCCTCTCTATCGACTTCAAAAAACGCCGAATCCACGG CTACACGGAGTTAGAAGTGAGCGTGCCTGATATTGGGATTGTGGGGCTACACGCGGAGAACTTGGTGATAGAGAGTGTGTTGGTGGATGGGGAGCCTACTGTGTTTGAGTATTATCCTCACCATGGGAACCCTGAGCCCGAGAGTAACTGGAGCTCGGTCTCAGACCCTGCTTCAGCTGCTGATGCCGCGGCTATGGATTATGTTGGGGTTCTTAAGAAGGAAGACACAGCGAATTTACTGATTAACTGTTGCAAGCCCTCCTCTAAGGATTTATCTGAGCAGCTGGATAACGTGGCTTTAGAAAATGGTTCACAGTCCTCCGGGGAGGCTAAACAG AATGTTAAGTTGATTCGGATTAATTACTGGATAGAGAAAACGGAGTCTGGAATTCATTTTGATGAGAACATCGTACATACTGATAACCAAATGAGACGCGCCCGCTGTTGGTTTCCTTGCAAAGACGATGAGTATAATCGTTGCAG TTTCAATTTGGAATTCACTGTTCCACACAACTATGTAGCTGTCAGTGTTGGGAAATTACTTTACCAG GTTATGAGCAAAGAAGATACTACCCAAAAAACGTATGTTTACGAACTAGCCATTCCTATTGCTCCGCGGTGGGTGTCTTTAGTGGCGGGACCACTGGAAGTCCTTCCAGATCAGACCAACTTTCTCATATCTAACTTGTGTTTGCCACATGATCTCTCGAGGCTTCGTAATACAATGGAGTTTTTCCATGAAGCTTACAG CTATTATGAAGATTATTTAAGTGCGAAATTTCCATTTGGATTCTACAAGCAAGTCTTTTTACCTCCTGAAGTCGTTGTTTGCTCTTCGACGTTGGGAGCTTCCTTGAGTGTTTTCAGCTCGCACGTGCTATATGATGAGAGGGTTATTGATCAG ATAATAGATACACGTATTAAACTTGCTTCTGCCTTAGCAAAGCAGTGGTTTGGATTTTATATTGTTCCTGAGTCACCAAATGATG ATTGGCTCCTCGATGGCCTTGCTGGTTTCTTGACCGATATGTTTATCAAGCAGTTCTTGGGAAATAATGAAGCTCGATACCGAAGATACAAG GCAAATTCTGCAGTCTGTAAAGCTGATGATAGTGGTGCAATGTGCTTGAGCGCATCTTCTTCTTGCAAGGACCTATTTGGAACTCACTCTATTGGGATGCATGGGAAGATACGATCATGGAAATCA GGAGCCGTCCTTCAGATGTTGGAGAAGCAAATGGGCTCGGAATCCTTTCGCAAA ATTTTACAGAAAATTATATCTCGAGCCAAGGATCCATCTAATGCTATACGGTCCCTTAGCACGAAGGAG TTCCGGCAATTTTCTAATAAGATTGGAAATCTTGAGCGTCCATTTCTTAAAGAATTTTTTCAGCGATGGGTTGCATCTTGTGGTTGTCCCGTGCTAAG GATTGGTTTGTCCTACAACAAAAGGAAAAACATTGTTGAAATGGCTGCCCTGCGTGAATGTACGGCTTCGCTCGATGCAAGGTTATCAGTTGGCGCTACTGATTCCGAAAACCGAGATGTGGATGTTGGCTGGCCCGGTATCATGAGCATAAGGGTTTATGAACTTGATGGAATGTCCGATCATCCAAAGTTGCCTATGGCTGGAGACAGATGGCAGCTACTGGAATTACCATGTCATTCTAAACTTGCTGCTAAACGCTATCAAAAACCAAAGAAGGGAGGGAAACCTGATGGGGCTGACGAGAATGTTGATACTGTAGCACCGTTAGACAATAAAACGAG CATCGAATCTCCCTTGGCTTGGATTAAAGCTGACCCTGAGATGGAATATATTGCTGAGGTTCACCTTCACCAGCCGCTACAAATGTGG GTCAATCAATTAGAGAAGGATGGAGATGTTGTTGGTCAGGCCCAAGCAATTGCGTCACTGGAAGCTTTAAAACAGCACTCATTTTCCGTTGTGAATGCACTCAATAATATTCTCACAGATTCCAAG GTCTTCTGGAGAATACGGATTGGGGCAGCTTTTGCATTGGCTAAAACGGCATCAGAG GAGAATGACTGGGCGGGTTTGCAACATCTGATAAAATTTTATAAAAGTAGAAGATTTGATGCAGAGATCGGACTCCCCAA GCCGAACGATTTTCGTGATTTCCCAGAATATTTTGTTCTTGAG GCTATTCCACATGCCATTGCAATGGTTAGGAGTGCTGATGGGAAAAGCCCACGAGAAGCTGTTGAATTTATCTTACAGCTACTAAAG TACAATGACAACAGTGGAAATCCTTATTCTGATGTATTCTGGCTTGCTGTTCTTGTTCAGTCAATTGGTGATCTTGAATTCGGTCAACAG AGTCTAACGTTTTTGGCCCCTCTTCTGAAGCGCATTGACAGACTCTTGCAGTTTGACAG GCTGATGCCAAGCTACAGTGGCGTTTTGACAATTAGCTGCATCCGAACGTTGGCACAGACTGCTCTTAAGCTTTCTGACTCCATCAGTTTC GAATACATCTGTAAACTTTTGGAACCTTTCCGTAAACCGGATACTATATTGCAAGTACGCATAGAAGCAAGTAGGGCACTACTTGACATCGAGTATGAATCCAAAGGCATAAGCTCTGCACTCTCGTTGTTTATGAAATACGTGGTAGAAGAGTCATCTTTAAGAG GCCAGGTTAAATTGTGCGTACACACAATGCGGTTATGTCAAATAGCAGTTGGATGTGACTCAGATGATTGTGTTGACACTGTTAGTCTTCTGGATTTGCTGCATCTTTTCAAGAGCCATGTAGTATTCAACAATGAATTTCTTCGTCACCACTTATTCTGCATTTTTCAAATCCTCGCTGGAAG ACCGCCAACGTTGTTTGGAGTGCCCAAAGAAAAACCTTTGCAACTTGTTGATGTAGAGGGCTGCATTGAGCCGCAGAATGTATTTTCAGTTCCAGGAGCAGAGCCAGGGGAGCCTTCACTTTTGGCACTTGAAAATGCCAATGGAAAATCACTGGATGCTGCTCCTTTTGGTGCTCCGGTAAGATCGGAGGAAATGTTCATGCCTACTGCTCCTGAGATGAAATTTTCAGAACCTGTTGCAGCATCACTTCATGAAACAGAGCACCTTGAACCTCACATGGAAGATCAAAACCAACCTTTACCTGAAAATCCCATTGTTCACGAGATTCCATCTGATGGTGAAGCTCCAACGGAAGAATTAGCCAAAGCGGAAGAAAATCTTCCAACAGAGGAACCTCAAAAAGAACCGGATGTAGTGCCTGTTGCTCAAGAGATGAAGACTGTTATACGGATAAAGGTCAGACCATCTGGTGCAACCAGCAGAGGCGAAGGATCAGCACGAACGGTGGAAAGATCCCAAGGGATTGTGGTACGCCGTGATATAGAACGAAGACAAACTAGTTCAGCTTCTGTAGACGCTCCACAGAGAGTCTCAGCTGATGCTCACATGGAGGAAGTAAACTCGTGTCATGATGTTGGATCTCGAATGACCGCAAGTATCGGCAGTGTAAAATTACCAACCGAAGGTGATACTTCTGGGAAAGAACTGCAGTGCACTGCTGAATCTGGGAAAACTTCCACAAGCCAGAAAGCAGAAAATGATAACCAAGAAGTCGCAGCACCGAGCTTGTTGCCACAAGACAATAGCATAGGAAACGAGGCGCAGCAGAAATACGGTAGCCTTCAGACACTCTCGGTTGGTAAAGAAAGCGAAAAGAAGAAAGACAAGGAACATAAGAAAGAGAAGAAGAGAAAAAGAGAAGACCCGGTTTACCTAGAAAAGAAACGGTTAAAGAAAGAGAAGAAACAAAAGGAGAAAGAGATGTCAAAGCTTTTGACCAGCTCGTCTGATCCAGCTACAATAAAGATAGAGACAATCCCGGAGGCTAAACCAGAGGGACCAAGTGACAAGCCAAAGGCAGAGCCATCAGCAGCACCAGCAGAAGCTCGTCCATCTACCAAGATACGAATCAAGCTGAAAAGCAAAGCGTTCAACAACCCCTAA
- the LOC106300560 gene encoding uncharacterized protein LOC106300560, whose translation MARNANSSVFLEEWLRVVSGSSVSSPLVKQNSAAPSARSIIQAWSEIRESLQSQRFDTRYLQALRALVSSESTIHVADPQAKLLIAILSLKDVSLPYESCTLVMRLLYVWIRKAFRPSQALVGSAVQAIRGVVVDDGRSNLQPVLVAQSVLVAGAFASAHSLSGELKVLTLELLCRLLEGEGSLVGSREELVPVVLAGIGYGLSSSSDVHYVRLLDSLFGCSIWLKDGSVTHGLMVLHLVEWVVSGYLRSNYVNKMSLFANEALEMSKGNYTLFTVLMAAAGVLRASAAGSSGGSQNLEVVSELRNSAEKRIEAVAQLLVANGSITQRDDLLLKCFAIALARCGTVSPSPPLLLCLASALLTQVFPLGNIYESFCKDPIGPRLIWVREHLSGVLFKESGAITGAFCNQYAKANEENKYIVENMIWDFCQNLYLQHRQIALLLRGVEDTLLGDIEKIAESSFLMVVVFALAVTKQWPNPTVSEERKMETSVKILVSFSCVEYFRHIRLPEYMETIREVISCVQENDATCVSFVESIPAYGSLTNPKDLFTQRLEYEWSRDDVQTSRILFYLRVIPTCIGRLSASAFRRVVASTMFLYIGHPNRKVARASHTLFVAFLSSAKESEEEDERNQLKEDLVFYYMERSLEVYPEITPFEGLASGVAALTRHLPAGSPAIFYSVHSLVEKASTFHTDESQGRKSDPGNQILDLLLRLVSLVDIQVLPYLMKSLAQLIIVLPKEKQNMVLGELYGQVAESDDVIRKPSLVSWLQSLNYLCSNNRTQGSGSGPTIDTSNQLAARL comes from the exons ATGGCGAGAAACGCTAACAGTAGCGTGTTTCTCGAAGAATGGTTAAGGGTTGTGAGTGGAAGCAGCGTCTCTAGTCCTTTAGTGAAGCAGAACTCTGCAGCACCATCTGCGAGGTCTATTATTCAAGCATGGTCCGAGATTCGTGAGTCTCTTCAAAGCCAGAGGTTCGATACACGTTACCTTCAAGCTTTGAGAGCTTTGGTTAGCTCTGAGTCCACTATCCACGTCGCTGATCCCCAAGCAAAGCTTCTTATCGCTATACTATCTCTAAAAGATGTCTCTCTTCCGTATGAGTCTTGCACGCTTGTTATGAGATTACTCTATGTGTGGATTAGGAAAGCTTTTCGACCCTCTCAGGCTCTTGTTGGTTCTGCCGTTCAGGCTATTCGTGGAGTTGTTGTTGATGATGGTAGGAGTAATCTGCAGCCAGTGTTGGTAGCACAGAGCGTTCTGGTGGCTGGTGCTTTTGCGAGTGCGCATTCTCTGTCGGGAGAGTTGAAAGTGTTGACCTTGGAGTTGCTATGTAGGCTTTTGGAAGGAGAGGGATCACTGGTGGGATCTCGGGAAGAGCTTGTTCCTGTAGTGCTTGCGGGGATCGGGTATGGTTTATCCTCTTCGTCTGATGTTCATTACGTTAGGCTATTGGATTCCTTGTTTGGCTGCAGCATTTGGTTGAAAGATGGTAGTGTCACTCATGGTCTGATGGTTCTTCATTTGGTCGAGTGGGTTGTGTCAGGTTACTTGAGGTCTAATTATGTAAACAAGATGTCTCTCTTTGCAAACGAGGCACTAGAGATGTCTAAGGGGAACTACACTCTTTTTACTGTCCTAATGGCCGCGGCCGGAGTACTCAGAGCTTCCGCGGCAGGATCCAGCGGTGGTTCACAGAATCTTGAGGTTGTTTCTGAACTTAGAAACTCCGCGGAAAAACGTATAGAAGCTGTAGCTCAACTTTTAGTTGCTAATGGTTCAATCACTCAGAGAGATGATCTTCTGTTGAAGTGCTTTGCTATAGCATTGGCTCGATGTGGGACTGTTTCTCCCTCTCCTCCTCTGCTTCTGTGCCTCGCTTCTGCATTGTTAACTCAGGTGTTTCCTCTGGGCAATATATATGAATCGTTTTGCAAAGATCCTATTGGACCAAGACTCATTTGGGTGAGGGAGCATCTTTCTGGTGTTCTCTTCAAGGAATCAGGGGCCATAACCGGAGCTTTCTGCAATCAATACGCAAAAGCAAATGAAGAGAACAAATACATTGTGGAGAATATGATTTGGGACTTCTGTCAAAACCTCTACTTACAGCACCGTCAGATCGCTCTACTGCTTCGTGGTGTAGAAGATACATTGCTTGGAGACATAGAGAAGATCGCAGAATCATCTTTCCTCATGGTTGTCGTCTTCGCGCTAGCTGTTACGAAACAGTGGCCGAATCCAACAGTGTCTGAAGAAAGAAAGATGGAGACGTCAGTCAAGATACTGGTTTCTTTCTCCTGTGTAGAGTATTTTAGGCATATTCGTTTACCTGAATACATGGAGACGATCAGAGAGGTGATCTCATGCGTCCAGGAGAATGATGCAACTTGTGTTTCGTTTGTAGAGTCCATCCCTGCCTATGGTAGCTTGACGAATCCAAAAG ACTTGTTTACGCAGAGGTTAGAGTATGAATGGTCAAGAGATGATGTACAGACATCTCGAATATTGTTTTATCTTCGAGTAATCCCAACTTGCATTGGAAGGTTATCTGCTTCTGCCTTCAGGAGAGTTGTTGCATCAACCATGTTTTT ATATATTGGACATCCTAACAGGAAAGTGGCACGAGCATCTCATACTTTGTTTGTAGCGTTTCTCTCTTCAGCAAAGGAGTCGGAAGAGGAGGACGAAAGAAACCAACTCAAAGAAGACCTTGTTTTCTATTACATGGAAAGATCTTTGGAG GTTTATCCTGAGATCACACCATTTGAAGGTTTGGCTTCAGGCGTTGCAGCCTTGACCCGGCATCTACCTGCAGGAAGTCCTGCTATATTTTACTCTGTCCACAGCCTTGTTGAGAAGGCTTCAACGTTTCACACCGATGAGTCCCAAGGAAGAAAGTCTGATCCTGGTAATCAGATTCTTGACTTGCTTCTGAGACTCGTCTCTTTGGTTGATATACAA GTGTTGCCGTATCTGATGAAGTCATTAGCACAGCTTATTATAGTGTTACCAAAAGAAAAGCAGAACATGGTGCTTGGTGAACTGTATGGTCAAGTGGCTGAATCAGACGATGTGATTCGCAAGCCTTCTTTAGTCTCTTGGCTACAGTCACTGAACTACTTGTGTTCTAATAACCGGACTCAAGGCTCAGGTTCTGGACCAACTATAGACACTTCGAACCAGTTGGCTGCTCGGCTCTAG